Proteins from one Pseudomonas grandcourensis genomic window:
- a CDS encoding SDR family oxidoreductase — translation MSVECFVTGGTGFIGQHLVANLSAKGHTIRVLMRRPERLAALREQVDNLGGCATRVFAVAGDLERDNLGLSLADREVLRHASVVFHLGAHFAWGLSVEHSRAVNVEGAKRVALLAAEQKSRLVMIGGYMLKNHEHLQRIGIDPRYPELTNWPAVYRHVGGYEGSKLEAHFATLEVMSTKGGEITVVHPATVCGHSRTGHILDGQPLVELIRNLVQRKLTAVPGTAEHWLPLVTVDYLVELVAVCAFDPAMVGQELLALDDQTPNLRELLVQVAQPLGLKSPKHYISLRLLKLLLSIPPVARFLNTKPEALDFIQTTRFDTAAVEQFANMHGISKPDIRQSLQHTAMFVNSNCIAKGQAL, via the coding sequence ATGAGCGTGGAGTGCTTTGTCACGGGGGGTACCGGTTTCATCGGTCAACATTTGGTGGCGAACCTGAGTGCAAAAGGTCACACCATTCGGGTGTTGATGCGTCGCCCGGAGCGACTAGCTGCACTGCGTGAGCAAGTCGACAATTTGGGAGGGTGTGCAACCCGGGTATTTGCCGTAGCTGGCGATCTGGAACGGGACAACCTCGGGCTGAGTCTTGCTGACCGAGAAGTACTAAGGCACGCCAGCGTCGTATTCCACCTGGGCGCCCACTTCGCATGGGGGCTTTCAGTGGAGCATTCTCGTGCGGTAAATGTGGAAGGGGCAAAGCGCGTGGCGCTGTTGGCGGCTGAGCAAAAAAGCCGGCTAGTGATGATCGGCGGCTACATGCTGAAAAATCATGAACATCTGCAACGCATCGGAATTGATCCTCGTTATCCGGAGCTGACGAATTGGCCTGCCGTCTACCGACATGTCGGTGGTTACGAGGGGAGCAAGCTGGAGGCGCATTTTGCGACCCTGGAGGTCATGTCCACCAAGGGCGGGGAGATTACCGTTGTCCACCCCGCGACGGTTTGTGGCCACAGCCGCACTGGGCATATCCTTGACGGTCAGCCGCTGGTGGAGCTGATACGAAACCTTGTGCAGAGAAAGCTGACTGCAGTGCCCGGTACCGCCGAGCACTGGCTGCCACTGGTCACCGTGGATTACCTGGTTGAGCTGGTGGCGGTTTGTGCTTTTGATCCTGCCATGGTGGGCCAGGAACTGCTGGCGCTTGATGACCAAACACCGAACTTGCGAGAACTCCTGGTACAGGTGGCACAACCTTTGGGCTTAAAGTCTCCCAAGCATTACATTTCACTCCGATTGTTGAAGTTGCTACTGAGTATTCCTCCCGTCGCGCGGTTTTTGAATACAAAACCCGAAGCCTTGGACTTTATCCAGACCACTCGTTTTGATACAGCGGCGGTCGAGCAATTTGCCAATATGCATGGAATATCCAAACCGGATATACGTCAGTCTTTGCAGCACACTGCAATGTTCGTCAACTCAAATTGCATAGCCAAGGGCCAGGCCCTCTGA
- a CDS encoding SDR family NAD(P)-dependent oxidoreductase, with translation MKPNPTIDNVLRVALVTGSTSGIGAAIARVLSRAGYAVVLHSRNSADAGRAMVAEMKQAIYVQADLAFEADRVRLINEAIAAWGQLDVLVNNAGISRVIPHCDLASANSTVWHELNEVNVVAPFHLVALAESALRDAARDRRAGCVVNISSHAGIRPKGASIPYAVSKAALNHMTRLLAVSLGPEIRVNAVAPGLVDTPLTAEWTGAQELWRTRAPMRRAASPDDIAKAVVMLVESDYLTGEILLSDGGLNLT, from the coding sequence ATGAAACCCAATCCGACAATCGATAACGTATTACGCGTCGCGTTGGTTACAGGATCCACTTCCGGTATCGGCGCAGCCATTGCACGTGTACTAAGCCGTGCAGGCTATGCGGTGGTGCTCCATTCGCGAAATTCTGCGGATGCGGGACGCGCAATGGTTGCCGAAATGAAGCAGGCTATTTACGTGCAAGCTGATCTTGCTTTCGAAGCTGACAGGGTCAGGCTTATTAACGAGGCGATCGCCGCGTGGGGGCAGCTCGACGTATTGGTCAATAACGCCGGTATTAGCAGAGTCATTCCGCACTGCGACCTTGCCTCGGCCAACTCGACGGTGTGGCACGAACTTAACGAGGTTAATGTCGTGGCGCCGTTCCACCTAGTCGCATTGGCCGAGTCGGCATTACGCGATGCCGCCCGTGACCGTCGAGCAGGTTGCGTCGTAAACATCAGTTCGCATGCCGGTATCCGTCCTAAGGGTGCATCGATTCCCTATGCGGTAAGCAAAGCTGCGCTTAATCACATGACCCGCTTGCTCGCGGTATCGCTGGGGCCAGAAATTCGCGTAAACGCTGTGGCGCCTGGCTTGGTCGACACGCCTCTGACCGCAGAGTGGACAGGTGCTCAAGAGTTGTGGCGAACTCGTGCACCTATGCGCAGGGCCGCTAGCCCAGACGACATCGCAAAAGCTGTTGTAATGCTGGTCGAGTCGGACTACTTAACCGGCGAGATACTCCTCTCAGACGGCGGGTTGAATCTGACCTAG
- a CDS encoding AAA domain-containing protein, whose translation MEALGQQLRPVATRISQYFRDFLDSDFKRQQAPRRRIVLTTDTGFRSGMRTSPYPSLDRDLWNLLGRPSSEDLSLTIDPRRYTRPISDVLRKVIHEQVNAIPASSLQTVHTSVEELAAESYAKAIEDPELWVESVQNHLGSKVAEHIIKPLIAHLDGPLRNQAYWVMDSLFAAEKDLVDRVCGDLSRVLPELLAKLLATQDSAPLKEAIPQFLTLEGTRQALMVFFEGFVAADAYHEFRDLETYVATSDGMQLYLYIGAVKYGGNQYPLFFLPIEVQREEKGAGFKLKLLNQLYTNRKAIDFILQELAAGLERAWVSPIPERIHYIKPEQSIYEEARVLFQRVANALDLGGKISLSSSATDTSTIAVGLSSSLSLAAYERSDEALLNDYEEILEALKHGGSAVVELFEGIVGGVLRENPKSIAAAVETTWDALPMVDRMVFDSPIPLNEEQRKVLIAVRQPEGKIVVVSGPPGTGKSHTITAIAADCAFNQRSCLVLSDKTEALDVVYDKLSEAMSRVRHDRDFPNPILRLGQQAHNFRKLTSNQAVTQIGAYAKAMKANQPRLEEERKSRSENLKEQIKLTVATLGAIEMTSVQAMLKDETELAELAPSVLEVLKRASGAGLISELESITEHLTGVEQYLLEVFSEGDFNPQSLWNRTRRDALLAAFTQEHSDAPWDLFESMSSSQLRTLGGLLVSYGQLKMPLFGYLFRGAQVREVERQLNALPVSSPLQLKQRQAMLSNLVEAANKLRLKLQSEDLEDEFEGCYRLLTRGKTPKLNAGNAAKAMAILRRVDTKIVDVLLEQPKDDARLWPLSVRFLHGWLRTREAFASAPQYDYAGTKTQLERLNTSVMNAHVDTRLLSFMENYRSDARALAGVIANRQKFPEDKFTHVRESFPVIIASIREFGEYMPLAPDMFDVVVIDEASQVSVAQALPALLRAKKVVVLGDDKQFSNVKSANASIEQNDKYRNELKNYFTTHVSGAADALQRLSMFDVKRSILEFCNHAASYSVMLRKHFRSYQELIGYSSGTFYGHQLQAIKIRGIPVDEVIRFDIVDTTDKRVTRGTNEAEAEFILDRLLELIEEESPPTVGIISPFREQQTLLSKKLFNHPRGADFERLLRLKVMTFDSCQGEERHIIFYSMVATADEDALNYIFPVELSDAEQAVEQKLKVQRLNVGFSRAQEMIWFVHSKPLNEFRGAIGQALNHYANILENANRIPSAEHTDQSSPMEAKVLEWFRQTKFYQSNIDAIDVFAQFEIGTYLKQLDPTYEHPKWRVDFLVTYQSSKGPIQIVIEYDGFDYHFAKGKHVHVGNHERYLNEADVERQLTLESYGYRFLRINRFNLGDDPVATISDRLYQLVEIAVGEQISEAVNHIQSQAQGLANKELKPCSKCGQIREKTDYYDPALGGGAGGFGRVCMICKGSKASSQTGKTTQTGFRKSRRWG comes from the coding sequence ATGGAAGCTCTGGGGCAGCAACTTCGGCCGGTCGCCACGCGGATCAGTCAGTACTTCCGCGACTTTTTAGACTCGGATTTCAAGCGTCAACAAGCTCCGCGCCGCCGAATCGTGCTGACCACCGACACCGGATTCAGATCGGGGATGCGTACCTCGCCCTACCCCTCCTTGGATCGCGACCTATGGAATCTATTGGGGCGTCCATCTAGCGAGGACCTGTCACTGACGATCGACCCACGGCGTTATACGCGTCCGATCAGTGATGTGCTTCGCAAAGTGATCCACGAGCAAGTAAACGCCATCCCTGCTTCATCCCTACAAACTGTACATACTTCGGTGGAGGAACTAGCCGCAGAGTCCTACGCAAAAGCGATAGAAGACCCGGAGTTGTGGGTGGAGTCAGTCCAAAACCACTTGGGCAGCAAAGTCGCCGAGCACATCATCAAGCCCCTGATTGCTCACCTGGATGGTCCACTGCGCAATCAGGCGTACTGGGTAATGGACTCATTATTCGCCGCGGAGAAGGACCTCGTTGATCGTGTCTGCGGTGACCTATCCCGAGTCCTCCCAGAGCTGCTGGCCAAGCTGCTCGCCACCCAGGACTCAGCCCCGCTCAAGGAGGCGATCCCACAGTTCCTGACTCTTGAAGGAACTCGTCAGGCGCTGATGGTGTTCTTTGAAGGGTTTGTGGCGGCTGACGCCTACCACGAATTCCGCGATCTTGAGACCTATGTTGCCACCAGCGACGGGATGCAGCTCTACCTATACATCGGTGCAGTGAAGTACGGTGGAAACCAATACCCACTCTTCTTTCTTCCCATTGAGGTACAGAGGGAGGAAAAGGGGGCCGGCTTTAAGTTAAAGCTGCTTAACCAGCTTTATACCAACCGCAAGGCTATCGACTTTATTCTGCAGGAGCTGGCTGCTGGGCTTGAACGCGCATGGGTTTCTCCGATCCCCGAACGAATCCATTACATCAAACCCGAGCAGTCCATATACGAAGAGGCCCGCGTCCTGTTCCAGCGCGTAGCCAATGCCTTGGACCTCGGTGGCAAGATCAGCCTCTCCTCCTCTGCTACCGATACCTCGACAATTGCGGTTGGGCTGTCCAGCTCTCTGTCCCTGGCTGCGTATGAACGTTCGGACGAGGCATTGCTCAACGACTACGAAGAGATCCTCGAAGCACTTAAGCATGGCGGATCGGCCGTGGTTGAACTGTTCGAGGGCATCGTTGGTGGTGTACTGCGCGAGAACCCCAAGTCCATCGCTGCTGCTGTGGAGACCACCTGGGATGCGCTTCCGATGGTGGATCGAATGGTCTTCGACTCACCGATCCCCCTGAACGAAGAGCAACGCAAAGTATTGATTGCCGTGCGACAGCCTGAAGGAAAGATCGTTGTTGTCTCCGGCCCTCCAGGTACCGGCAAGAGCCATACGATCACAGCAATCGCCGCCGATTGCGCCTTTAATCAGCGCTCCTGTCTGGTGTTATCGGATAAGACCGAAGCGCTGGATGTGGTCTACGACAAACTGTCGGAAGCCATGTCACGCGTACGCCACGATCGTGATTTCCCGAATCCGATACTGCGGCTCGGCCAGCAAGCCCATAACTTCCGCAAACTGACCTCGAATCAGGCTGTGACCCAGATCGGGGCCTACGCCAAGGCAATGAAGGCGAATCAGCCCCGGCTCGAAGAGGAGCGAAAAAGTCGGTCGGAGAACCTGAAGGAACAGATCAAGCTGACTGTGGCGACATTAGGCGCCATCGAAATGACCAGCGTACAAGCAATGCTCAAAGACGAAACCGAGCTCGCTGAGCTTGCCCCGTCAGTACTGGAAGTGTTGAAACGCGCAAGTGGAGCCGGTCTGATTTCAGAGCTCGAGAGCATCACCGAGCACCTAACGGGGGTGGAACAGTATCTTCTTGAGGTCTTCTCGGAGGGAGACTTTAACCCACAAAGCCTTTGGAACAGAACGCGAAGGGATGCATTACTGGCAGCCTTCACTCAGGAACATTCTGACGCCCCATGGGATCTGTTCGAGTCGATGTCGTCCTCCCAACTGCGCACGCTTGGCGGACTTCTAGTCAGCTATGGTCAACTGAAGATGCCTCTGTTCGGTTACCTGTTCCGTGGCGCACAGGTGCGCGAAGTTGAACGTCAGCTTAATGCCCTACCCGTCAGCAGCCCCTTGCAGCTCAAGCAACGGCAAGCAATGTTATCCAACCTCGTTGAGGCGGCAAATAAGCTCCGATTGAAGCTTCAGAGCGAAGATCTAGAAGACGAATTCGAGGGTTGTTATCGGCTGCTTACCCGAGGAAAAACGCCAAAACTCAACGCAGGCAATGCGGCAAAAGCCATGGCCATTCTGCGTCGTGTCGATACCAAAATAGTGGATGTACTGCTTGAGCAACCAAAGGATGATGCCCGTCTCTGGCCCCTGTCCGTTCGGTTCCTGCACGGCTGGCTGCGCACTCGGGAGGCCTTCGCATCGGCGCCCCAGTATGATTATGCCGGCACCAAGACCCAGCTCGAGCGCCTCAACACCTCGGTCATGAACGCACACGTAGACACTCGCCTACTGAGTTTCATGGAGAATTACCGCTCAGACGCACGGGCGCTAGCTGGCGTAATCGCTAACCGACAAAAATTTCCAGAAGACAAGTTCACGCACGTACGCGAGAGCTTCCCGGTCATCATCGCCAGTATTCGCGAGTTTGGTGAATACATGCCATTGGCCCCTGACATGTTCGACGTGGTGGTCATCGACGAGGCCTCACAGGTCTCAGTCGCCCAAGCATTACCGGCGCTACTACGCGCGAAGAAGGTCGTCGTGCTGGGCGATGACAAACAATTTTCAAACGTGAAATCGGCGAATGCCAGCATTGAGCAGAATGATAAGTACCGCAATGAGCTGAAAAACTATTTCACGACCCACGTCAGCGGCGCAGCCGACGCCCTACAGCGGCTGTCCATGTTCGACGTTAAACGTTCCATTCTGGAATTCTGCAATCACGCGGCCTCATACTCAGTCATGCTGCGCAAGCACTTCCGCTCTTACCAGGAGCTAATCGGATACTCCTCGGGCACGTTTTATGGGCACCAATTGCAGGCCATCAAAATCCGCGGCATCCCGGTCGACGAAGTCATCCGATTCGACATAGTCGATACGACAGACAAGAGAGTGACACGAGGTACCAATGAAGCGGAGGCGGAGTTCATTCTTGACCGCCTTCTTGAGCTGATCGAGGAGGAATCGCCACCGACCGTAGGCATTATCTCGCCCTTTCGTGAACAGCAGACCCTACTGTCGAAGAAGCTGTTTAATCACCCCCGCGGGGCAGACTTCGAACGTCTGTTGCGGTTGAAGGTTATGACCTTCGACAGCTGCCAGGGAGAGGAACGGCACATCATTTTCTACTCGATGGTAGCGACGGCTGATGAGGATGCGCTCAACTATATCTTCCCGGTTGAACTGAGTGACGCAGAACAGGCAGTGGAGCAAAAACTCAAGGTACAGCGTCTTAACGTCGGCTTTAGCCGCGCTCAGGAAATGATTTGGTTTGTTCACTCCAAGCCACTCAATGAGTTTCGCGGCGCCATCGGACAAGCGCTTAACCACTATGCGAACATTCTTGAGAACGCCAATAGAATACCTTCTGCCGAACACACCGATCAGTCCAGCCCTATGGAAGCCAAGGTTCTGGAGTGGTTTCGCCAGACCAAGTTCTATCAGTCCAATATCGACGCCATCGATGTCTTTGCTCAGTTCGAGATCGGAACTTATCTCAAGCAACTTGACCCGACCTACGAGCATCCAAAATGGCGCGTTGACTTTCTGGTGACGTACCAGTCGAGCAAGGGCCCCATCCAGATCGTGATCGAGTACGACGGCTTCGATTACCATTTTGCCAAGGGCAAACACGTTCACGTGGGCAATCACGAACGCTACCTGAATGAGGCCGACGTGGAACGCCAGCTAACGCTGGAGAGCTACGGTTATCGGTTCCTACGCATCAATCGTTTCAACTTGGGTGACGACCCTGTCGCTACTATTTCAGATCGTCTTTACCAGTTAGTGGAAATTGCCGTGGGTGAGCAGATTTCAGAAGCGGTCAACCATATTCAGTCTCAGGCTCAAGGCCTGGCAAACAAAGAGCTCAAACCGTGCTCGAAATGCGGCCAAATTAGGGAAAAGACGGATTATTACGATCCGGCACTAGGCGGCGGTGCTGGCGGTTTCGGCCGCGTGTGCATGATCTGCAAGGGCAGCAAGGCCAGTTCCCAGACTGGGAAAACAACACAAACCGGTTTTCGCAAAAGCCGTCGCTGGGGATAA
- a CDS encoding DNA-binding domain-containing protein has product MLQETVEHEDESSAQGLKSSTASPREAPGLAFVDWLREGIQSHRLLVNDCKAKIHTVDGTFYLVTPGIFQRYASEHPELSAGDDKTDAWRRTQRHFEHLGVHLKRPNGQNIWTCTVQGPRRRASLNGYMLQNAETLLSPVPTDNPFLNLTS; this is encoded by the coding sequence ATGTTGCAAGAGACGGTTGAGCACGAGGATGAGTCGAGCGCTCAAGGACTGAAATCCTCAACTGCGTCACCCCGCGAGGCACCAGGGCTGGCCTTTGTCGACTGGCTACGCGAGGGGATTCAAAGCCATCGCCTGCTCGTCAACGACTGTAAGGCAAAGATTCACACAGTCGACGGCACGTTCTACCTGGTCACACCCGGCATTTTCCAGCGCTACGCTTCGGAGCACCCTGAGCTATCTGCAGGTGACGACAAGACCGATGCATGGCGGCGCACTCAACGTCACTTTGAGCACTTAGGCGTACATCTCAAACGACCAAACGGGCAGAACATATGGACTTGCACAGTGCAGGGCCCCCGCCGGAGGGCTTCCCTCAATGGCTACATGTTGCAAAATGCTGAAACTCTTCTGAGCCCTGTCCCTACTGACAATCCTTTCCTCAATCTTACTTCTTAG
- a CDS encoding DMT family transporter — protein MQSTFSKGVIFALSAAALNATIGVLSKVLMSNGFTASSVAVIKTVLGCVLLSILLFVLKRPAASTKWTQAAICAFLGIFVLFHFETSAYRHYAAAGVVVVLMASASISSIILGRIFLKDAITANATVGAALAIAGIAVIFGADLQQGFTLQGAALASMAGCGYGAFSVAMKRMGVSGGLHFTRQLLFFGSLYLLMPAAADDFVIGELSPLAIAALLALAALPTILGFFCTTKAIEYLKPSQVQALELTEPLFAALLAFVALNEVPRESLYAGAALIIVGLCFSNELIRLGSKASVPSTE, from the coding sequence ATGCAATCTACTTTCAGCAAAGGCGTCATATTTGCACTCTCCGCTGCGGCACTGAACGCTACGATCGGTGTACTCAGCAAAGTACTCATGAGTAATGGTTTCACCGCTAGCAGTGTCGCTGTCATCAAGACCGTACTGGGATGCGTGCTGCTCTCGATCTTATTATTTGTCCTCAAGCGCCCGGCGGCGTCGACCAAATGGACTCAGGCGGCTATCTGCGCATTCCTTGGCATCTTTGTGCTGTTCCATTTCGAAACGTCCGCCTATCGACACTACGCTGCGGCAGGTGTGGTGGTGGTGCTGATGGCCAGTGCCTCAATTTCCTCGATCATTCTGGGGCGCATTTTTCTCAAAGATGCCATCACCGCGAACGCGACCGTGGGCGCCGCACTGGCTATCGCCGGGATCGCGGTGATCTTCGGCGCCGACCTGCAGCAGGGCTTTACCCTGCAAGGTGCTGCGCTAGCCTCCATGGCCGGCTGCGGCTATGGGGCGTTTTCGGTTGCCATGAAGCGGATGGGCGTGTCGGGGGGACTGCACTTCACCCGACAATTGTTGTTCTTTGGCAGCCTGTACCTGCTGATGCCGGCCGCGGCCGATGATTTCGTGATCGGCGAGCTGTCGCCGCTGGCGATCGCCGCGCTGCTGGCGCTGGCCGCGCTGCCGACAATCCTGGGCTTCTTCTGCACCACCAAGGCCATCGAGTATCTCAAGCCATCCCAAGTGCAGGCGCTGGAACTGACCGAGCCGCTGTTCGCCGCCCTGCTGGCGTTTGTGGCGCTCAATGAAGTACCGCGCGAAAGCCTGTACGCGGGAGCGGCACTGATCATCGTCGGCCTGTGTTTCTCCAATGAACTAATCCGCTTGGGCAGCAAAGCATCCGTACCTTCGACCGAGTGA
- a CDS encoding TetR/AcrR family transcriptional regulator, giving the protein MHVPRVTKQDRSEQTRAHILEIALEEFSSHGFEAVSLRDIADQAGVNHAMIRYYFGSKDALWKESATYLFQRLREELPPLDLSSGDKNLDDLKEYVRNYVRYCARHPEHARLMVQESITGSERLKWVAQTFIRPAHESTLQMITDAQQGNGIGNIDPLMLLYMIVSVVQMPYLLTAELKYTHGRDALAPEAIEAHADAVIWLFFRT; this is encoded by the coding sequence ATGCACGTGCCTCGGGTTACAAAACAGGACCGAAGCGAGCAGACTCGCGCACACATCCTGGAAATAGCGCTCGAAGAGTTCTCCTCCCATGGCTTTGAAGCGGTCAGCCTCAGGGACATTGCTGACCAGGCGGGAGTAAATCACGCGATGATTCGCTACTACTTCGGCAGCAAGGATGCGCTCTGGAAGGAAAGCGCTACTTACCTGTTCCAACGTCTTCGTGAAGAGTTGCCTCCGCTCGATCTATCCTCCGGGGATAAAAATCTCGACGACCTCAAGGAATACGTGCGCAACTATGTTCGATACTGCGCACGCCATCCCGAGCACGCGCGGCTGATGGTCCAGGAATCCATCACTGGATCCGAGCGTTTGAAGTGGGTCGCGCAAACCTTCATCCGACCAGCCCATGAAAGCACGCTGCAAATGATTACCGATGCCCAGCAAGGGAACGGTATTGGCAATATCGATCCCTTGATGCTTCTGTACATGATCGTCTCGGTTGTGCAGATGCCTTATCTGCTGACGGCAGAATTGAAGTACACCCACGGTCGCGATGCACTGGCACCAGAAGCCATCGAAGCCCACGCCGATGCTGTGATATGGCTCTTTTTTCGGACCTGA
- a CDS encoding MerR family transcriptional regulator, protein MKIGELEARSGASRHTLRYYEQIGLISPQRRTNNYRDYTAQTLQDLDFIQRAQSMGFSLGEIGEILDAQRNKLIDCADGAKLIEKKMAEIKQKIANLQSIYRYLDEERANLEASAAKQLELQQLNNSSN, encoded by the coding sequence ATGAAAATCGGCGAACTCGAGGCCCGCAGCGGTGCCAGCCGCCATACGCTACGTTACTACGAACAAATCGGCCTGATCTCACCACAGCGGCGAACTAACAACTATCGCGATTACACAGCGCAAACTCTGCAGGATCTGGACTTTATCCAGCGCGCGCAAAGCATGGGGTTTTCCCTGGGGGAAATAGGCGAGATTCTGGATGCGCAACGGAACAAGCTGATCGATTGTGCTGACGGCGCCAAGCTAATTGAAAAGAAGATGGCGGAAATCAAACAGAAAATCGCCAACCTCCAAAGTATTTATCGGTATCTGGATGAAGAGCGTGCAAACCTCGAAGCCAGTGCTGCCAAACAACTTGAGCTTCAGCAGTTGAACAACTCTTCCAACTGA
- the estP gene encoding esterase EstP: MIKKTLFVPLTSGLLSLACVQAIADPSPYSNFVVFGDSLSSSGQIVDPGGSAGATYRATNRTGPVYLDGSGEEYSAVAPQILGAKLGFSDDQLAGSTSATRGSEGLPDGNNWAVGGYRTDQILDSITTTSTAGDRSRPGYLASNNFRADPHALYYLTGGANDFYQGGATSLDQADAAADRLVDSVQALQQVGARYIIVWLLPDLSLTPLINGSPLQAFTSQLSNRFNTELVRQLRTVDAEVIPLNIPALLKEGFSNPAQFGLATDQNLMATCFSGKGCMENARYGIHSATPDPTKLIYNDSVHPTEAGQRLIADYAYSLLAAPWELTLLPEMAQGTVRAHQDELRNQWLADWENWQGVGQWRAIVSGGGQHQDFDGQDSVASADGNGANVNIGGSYRLDDAWRVGLVAGFYNQKLEAGNNDSDYKLNTYLGTAFAQYQQNRVWADAALTAGHLDYDSLKRKFQLGVNERGEKGDTSGYVEAFSARVGYDIAQQASSPWHLSPFVSADFSKVQVDGYSEDGNNSTALTFADQERISRRLGAGLQGKYQITPQTQVFGEAAIEREYNDDTQDVDINLNSLPNNQFTLEGYTPQSHLQRVNLGVSHNLTKDLALRASYNIRKDDDFTQQGINVGVSLDF, encoded by the coding sequence ATGATCAAAAAGACGTTGTTCGTACCGCTCACCAGCGGTCTTTTGTCTCTGGCTTGTGTTCAAGCGATCGCAGATCCTTCTCCCTATTCCAATTTTGTCGTGTTCGGTGACAGCCTCAGCAGTTCCGGGCAGATCGTCGATCCCGGCGGTTCCGCAGGAGCGACTTATCGCGCTACCAACCGCACGGGCCCGGTCTACCTGGATGGTAGTGGGGAAGAGTACTCCGCCGTCGCCCCGCAAATATTGGGAGCCAAACTGGGGTTCTCGGACGATCAGCTCGCTGGCTCGACTTCGGCCACCCGCGGCAGCGAAGGTCTGCCTGATGGTAACAACTGGGCGGTCGGCGGTTATCGCACCGACCAGATTCTCGATTCGATTACCACTACCTCGACCGCCGGCGACCGTAGCCGCCCCGGTTATCTGGCGTCCAACAACTTTCGCGCCGACCCGCACGCCCTCTACTATCTGACGGGGGGCGCCAACGACTTCTATCAGGGCGGTGCCACCAGTCTCGATCAAGCCGACGCAGCGGCCGACCGCCTGGTCGACAGCGTGCAAGCTCTGCAACAGGTAGGTGCACGCTACATCATTGTCTGGCTGCTACCGGATCTCAGCCTGACTCCGTTGATCAACGGCAGTCCGCTGCAGGCGTTCACCTCGCAGCTCAGCAACCGATTCAACACCGAGCTGGTTCGGCAGTTGCGGACGGTCGATGCCGAAGTCATCCCGCTCAACATTCCGGCGCTCTTGAAGGAGGGCTTTTCCAATCCGGCACAATTCGGCCTGGCGACCGACCAGAACCTCATGGCCACCTGTTTCAGCGGCAAAGGCTGCATGGAAAACGCCCGCTATGGCATTCACAGCGCCACGCCGGACCCGACCAAGCTGATCTACAACGACTCCGTGCATCCCACCGAAGCCGGGCAGCGCCTGATTGCCGATTACGCGTATTCCCTGCTGGCTGCGCCGTGGGAGCTGACCCTGCTGCCGGAAATGGCCCAGGGCACCGTGCGCGCGCACCAGGATGAATTGCGCAATCAGTGGCTGGCCGATTGGGAAAACTGGCAAGGTGTCGGCCAATGGCGAGCCATTGTTTCCGGCGGCGGACAGCATCAGGACTTTGACGGTCAGGACAGCGTGGCAAGCGCCGATGGCAACGGAGCCAACGTGAACATCGGTGGCAGCTATCGTCTTGACGATGCCTGGCGTGTTGGTCTGGTGGCGGGTTTCTATAACCAGAAACTCGAAGCCGGCAACAATGACTCCGACTACAAGCTCAACACTTACCTGGGCACGGCATTCGCCCAGTATCAGCAAAACCGGGTGTGGGCCGATGCGGCGTTGACGGCCGGGCATCTGGATTACGACAGCCTCAAGCGTAAATTCCAGCTGGGCGTCAACGAACGCGGCGAAAAAGGCGATACCAGCGGCTACGTCGAAGCCTTCAGCGCACGCGTGGGTTACGACATTGCGCAACAAGCCAGCAGCCCCTGGCACCTGTCGCCGTTTGTCAGCGCCGACTTCTCCAAGGTACAAGTCGATGGCTACTCGGAGGACGGAAACAATTCCACGGCGCTGACCTTTGCCGATCAGGAGCGTATTTCCCGGCGCCTGGGCGCTGGCCTGCAGGGCAAATACCAGATCACCCCGCAAACCCAGGTGTTCGGCGAAGCGGCAATCGAGCGCGAGTACAACGACGACACCCAGGATGTAGACATCAACCTCAACAGCCTGCCGAACAACCAGTTCACGCTGGAAGGCTACACCCCGCAAAGTCACTTGCAACGTGTCAACCTGGGGGTGAGCCACAACCTCACCAAGGACCTGGCACTGCGCGCCAGCTACAACATCCGCAAGGACGACGACTTCACCCAACAAGGTATCAATGTCGGAGTCAGCCTCGACTTCTAA